From the genome of Alkalispirochaeta americana:
CAAAGGAGCAACCCCTCCGGGACGAGGCTGCTGCCGGTAGCCGCCACAGAGGGCTGTTCCCGTGCGTTTGCTGAGCTCCTCGGCCTGCGGAGGAGAGAGGCCACGGAGGAAAAACATTTCCGGTGGCAGCGGAAAAAGCTGTGCAAGTCCCAGGGCCTCCTCGTTTCGATCCGCCCGAAGCAGTTCCTCCTCCAGCTCCCGGGAGAGAAGGAAGGCCCCCGGAGCGCCGCTCCATCCGCCGGACCAGAGCGTCAGGGCCTCCTCCTTCTGGAGATGGGCCAGGGAGCGGAAACATCGGGCCGCTTCGGGTGTAACCGTGGCAGGAGCGGGTGCCGGCAGATGCAGGGCAACCCGACCCGCCATGTCCGGCCGGTTCCGGAGAAGCTCCGCAAGAAAAGGGGCTACCCACAGGGCGGTTTCCCCGTTTCGGCAGAGAATCGAGAGCAAAAGGGCTGTCTTTTCACCAGGAAAGGCCCTTTCCGTAAAAATTGGTGAAGAATTCAGTTGATGATTCAGCAAAACGTTTGTATCTTTCCACGCGCGAGTTAAGCGCACAACACCTTAATTATACTACATTATCACACGTATCCAAGAGGGAGTGTTATGGCAAAACAACTGAAGTTTGACGAAGATGTACGGCGGTCCCTGCTCCGGGGAGTAGAAAAGCTTTCCAGAGCAGTAAAAGTAACGTTGGGTCCCAAGGGACGGAACGTTCTTCTGGACAAGAAGTTTGGTGCCCCCACCGTTACCAAGGACGGGGTGTCTGTGGCCAAAGAGATCGAGCTTGAGGACGAGTTCGAGAACATGGGGGCGCAGCTCCTGAAAGAGGTAGCCACCAAAACCAACGATGTCGCCGGTGATGGTACCACCACCGCCACGGTTCTCGCCTACTCGATCATCCGGGAAGGTCTCAAGTCCGTTGCTGCGGGGATCAGCCCCATGGGTATCAAGCGCGGTATCGATCATGCCGTTGTGGTCGCCTCCGATGAGATCCTGAAGATGGCCAAGACCATCAAGGATCGCAACGAGATCGCCCAGGTGGCATCCATTTCCGCCAACAACGACAAGGAGATCGGAAACGAGATCGCCGAAGCGATGGAGCGGGTTGGAAAAGACGGTGTCATCACCGTGGAAGAGTCCAAGACCATGGAAACCACCACGGACTACGTGGAAGGTATGCAGTTTGACCGGGGATACCTCTCTCCCTACTTTGTTACCAACCGGGAGCATATGGTGGCAGAGATGGAGAACCCCTACATCCTGATCCACGACAAGAAGATATCCAACATGAAGGATATGCTCCCCGTGCTTGAGAAAGTAGCTCAGGCCAACAAGCCCATCGTGATCATTGCCGAAGACGTGGACGGCGAGGCCCTGGCTACCCTGGTGGTAAACAACCTGAGGGGAACCCTCAACGCCTGTGCCGTGAAAGCCCCCGGTTTCGGTGATCGCCGCAAGGCAATGCTGGAAGATATCGCGGTGCTCACGGGTGGTCAGGTGATCAGCGAGGAGCTGGGTCTCAAACTGGAGACGGTGGACATCTCCCAGCTGGGTACGGCCCAGTCCGTGAAGGTGGACAAGGAAAACACCACCATCATTAACGGTGCCGGAAAGCCTCAGGACATCAAGGATCGCACAGCCCAGATCAAGGCCCAGATTGAGGATACCACCAGCGATTACGACCGGGAGAAACTCCAGGAGCGCCTTGCCAAGCTTGCCGGAGGCGTTGCCGTAATCAACGTTGGTGCGGCCACCGAGGTGGAGCTGAAAGAGAAGAAGCACCGTGTTGAGGATGCGCTTTCGGCTACCCGGGCTGCTGTGGAAGAGGGAATCGTTCCCGGTGGTGGTACCGCACTGGTACAGATCATCGATGTTCTGGAAAAGGCTGACCTCTCCAAAGAGGATGAAGACGCCAAGGTAGGTTTCAAGATCGTTCGTCGCGCCCTGGAAGAGCCCATGCGCCAGATTGCTGTGAACGCCGGTGTGGATGGTTCCATCATCGTTGACCGGGCCAAAAAAGAGAAAAAAGGCGTGGGCTACGACGCAGCTACCGGTGAATGGGTGAACATGATGCAAGCCGGTATTATCGACCCCGCAAAGGTGACCCGTTCGGCTCTGCAGAACGCAGCCTCCATCGCAAGTCTGCTCCTCACCACGGAATGCGCCGTGACGGACATGCCCGAGAAAGAGGGCGCTGCTCCTGCCGGTGGCATGGACATGGGAGGCATGGGCGGAATGGGAGGCATGGGCGGCATGATGTAAGCCCCCCGTGCTTGTTACCATTCAGGTACCGTATTGTTGAAAAACCGGGGGCGGGGCTTTTCCCGCCCCCTTTTTGTCGATATCATGGTGAGTGCAGAAATCACCCCGGGTCTGTGTGTTGCTCCGGGAGAAACCCTGCAGAAAAGGGATAAAGGGAAGGGTGCCATGAAAAGAGACGATTTTATCTGGACCATCGGTTATCAGGATGGAACCGCTCTTGTTGATGGGCCTGCCCGGAAAAAGTACCGAAACCGTTCCGCCGGGGAACTTCTCGAAGCGGGCCAGTATCGCGCCGCCTTTTGTGCAGCTCTTTACGATGGGGAAATGGACGATTTTCTCCCCCGATTCCAGGCTTCTGCAGAAATTCCCGTGGATTCCGAAGAAGCGCTCCAGCGTCTCTTTGGGGTATTTCACCCCCCTCGGGGAGGCCGATCCGTTTCCGTCATCGGGTAGCCCCGCTTTCTCAAGCTTGACCGTCCCCCCCCTCCGTGATACCGTAACCGGAAATTTCTCAAACACGAAGGACGTGATTACATGAATATGCTGTATTCCCTGCCCCTGCTGGTGGGTGTTTCCGAGGGCGGAGGCGCTTCAGGTGGAGCCGCTTCCATGGCCCCGACGCTAATTACCTTTGGCCTTGTCTTCGCCATATTTTACTTTCTTATTATCCGGCCACAGAGCAAGCGTCAGAAAAAGACCCAGGACATGTTGAAATCCCTGAAAAAGGGAGACCGGGTTCAGACGATTGGTGGAATCCGCGGCACGATCTTCTCCATGAAAGAGGAGTCGGTGGTCCTGAAGGTTGACGACCACTGCAAGATCCAGTTTGCCCGCTCCGCTATTGCGCAGGTTCTTGACAAGAGTAACGAGTCGAGCAGCAACGACGTTGCGCTCAACGAGAAATAACACCATCTCTCCCCCTTCGGAGTTGCACGAATGAGTAAACGACTGAGACTGTCAATCATTCTGGCGCTTGTCGCTTTTGGAGCCGCCGCCTTTTACCCGACGGTTCGCTGGTACTTTTTTGTGCCGGAAAGTCAAAAGCAACTTGCCCAGAGTTCCCGAATCGAGATTCGAGATTGGGCCCAGGGTCGGGCACGAGAGGCCCTGGATGATCTGCGCGGCGCCGCCGCAGCAGGAGAAACGGTTCCCCCGGAGTATTCTTTTCTGATCCCCCAGGCACGTGATGCCTACCGGGCCATGGAAAAGACCCTGCCCGATGAGTGGAGCGCAACCGCCCTTTTGCGGGGCTTCCGTGACGAAGCTGAGGCCTTCGAGGTGCTGGAACGGAAATACCGTCATGATATCCTGGAGCTCAAGGATCTGAAGGATCGGATCATCCTGCTGGGGCTGGACCTCTCGGGGGGTATCAGTGTGACCCTGGAGGCGGATGAACAAAACCTGACCGAGCGCCTGGGCCGGCAGCCCTCACAGACGGAAATGTCTGAGGCTGTAGATCTGGCCATGGAGATCATCCGCAACCGGATCGACCGCTTTGGAGTGACGGAGCCGCAGATCCGCGAAGCTGAAAACAACCGGATTGTGATCGAGATTCCCGGTGACGATGATCGGGAGCGAGTGAACGCCTTTCTCCTGGGCCGGGGAAGTCTGAACTTTCATATCGTCCACGGTGATGCGACAGACCAGCTCATTCGTTTGCAGAACGAGCAGCCCGGCTGGTCCCCCGACATTGACGGGGTTCCCGAGTTTGTCCCGGCAGGAACGGTGGTGCGGGAGTACGTCACGCGCGACGCCTACGGTATCGATGAGCGGGTTCGCTGGATCGTCATTTACGACGACATTGTCGAGCACGGCCTGGACGGGCAGTATATCACCGATGCCCAGGTGGCGAGGGACCCCCTCACCAATCGTCCCACGGTCAACTTTGTTCTGGACGCCCAGGGAGCCGAGGAGTTTGCTCTTCTGACCAGGGATAACGTGGGGAACTCCATGGCGATTGTCATGGACGAAAAGGTGCGTGCCTACGCCCGGATCCAGGAAGAGATCCCCACTGGCCAGGTTCGGATCACCGGGTTTGACCAGGAACAGGCAGCGAACATCGCTCTGGTATTGCGGACGGCGGCTCTGCCGGTAAATCTGGAGATCGTGAACCAGCAGGTGGTAGGAGCAACCCTCGGCGCAGGAGCAATCCGCGTGGGGTTGCAGTCGATCGCCCTGGGGTTTGCCCTGATCATCGTCTTCATGGTTATCTATTACAAGCGGGCTGGCCTTATCGCCGATGTGGCCCTGGTACTGAATCTTTTTTTCATACTGGCGGTGCTCTCGGCGTTCAATCTCACCCTCACCCTGACAAGCGTGGCCGGTATTATCCTCACCGTGGGTATGGCCGTGGACGCCAACGTGATCATCTTCGAGCGGATCAAGGAAGAGTATCGTCTGGGCAAGGGAGCCCGTTCGGCGGTTCGCGGAGGGTTTGATAAAGCCTTCTGGACGGTAATGGACGCGAACATTACCACCTTTATCGCGGCGCTGTTCCTCTCTCAGCTTGGGTCCGGTCCCATTCAGGGCTTTGCAATCACCCTGGCTGTGGGAATCCTCTCCTCCATGTTTACTGCCCTGGTGGTGACCCGGCTCTTCTTTGACTTTGCCACCGACACCTTGCGCCGAAGCAAACTGAGTATCGCCTGGAGGCTTTCATGACACGTGTGTTTGACTTTATGAAATCCCGGTTGATTATGATGCTTCTCTCGGCGGTGGTTATCGTCGGGGGAATCGCCGGCACGGTGGTGCAGGGCGGGTTCAATCTGGGAATCGATTTCCGGGCTGGTCTCAGCATGACCGTGGGTATCTCCGGAGACGTTTCCGAGGATGATCTTCGGGCTGCCCTGACCGGCTTTGAGGGCGCCCAGGTGCAGCGCCTGGGCGCCGAGGCTGACCAGCGCTTTGTTATCCGTGTCCGTGATGAGGGGACTGACGGGGACGATGTCCAGGAAGGCTTTGCCGAACGGACAAGCCGGGAGCTTCTGGACGTCCTTGCTGGCGCGTTCCCCGCTTCGCAGGTTGAGGAGCTGGAAACGGTCTACGTGGGGCCCCGCTTTTCCCGGGATCTTACCCAACAGGCCCTCTTTCTGACAGTCTTTGCCCTGCTGCTGATTCTGGCCTATCTCTGGTTCCGTTTTCGTCTGGAATACGCCGCATCGTCGATCGTGGCTCTGCTTCACGACGTGGTGGTTATCCTCGGTGTCATCGGAACGCTTCAGATGGAGGTGTCCACAGCGACGATCGCTGCGGTCCTTACTATCATCGGCTACTCCTTGAACGACACAATCGTTATCTTTGACAGGATCCGTGAGAACGAGGTGCTCCTGCGGGAGAAGGATTTCCGCACGGTCATTAACACCAGTATCACCCAAAGCCTGAGTCGGACGATCATCACCTCCGTAACCACTCTGCTTGCGGTGGGGGCTATCTACATTTTCAGCACCGGAGCAATCCAGCTCTTTGCGCTGACCTTGATCATCGGAGTTCTGGTGGGAACCTATTCGTCGGTCTTTGTGGCCTCGCCGGTGCTCTTCTTCTGGCACATTCGGGCTGGCGTCCATCGACGGCGAAAAGATGCTGAACGATATCATCGTGGAGCTGTTTCCCGGTCTTCCGAGGGTGAAACCACAAAACAGAGCGGTGCCAAAGCTGCCCAGGCAGCAGTGGATCGGCAGGCTGCTGACGCTGAAGCTGCCAAACGCGAGATTCTTCAGAAACGGCGCGGGCAAAAGAAAAAGGGCGGCCACTAGGACGTCTCTTTTTCCCTGTCTTTTTTGTTATACCCTGTTATGCCGCCCGGATCGCTCTGATCCGTGGCGGTTTTTTTGTGGCCCCGGCAGGGCAGCCCTACTTGTTCTATTCCGGGGAAGATTCTATCCTCCAGAGGCGGCTTCTCTCAAAAGACCGGCCATTCTGAGGCGCGTTTTTTATCTGCCGGCACAGAAGGAGACACCATGAACAAGAATGAAACAGCCCTGGGAGATCGTCTCGCCTCGGTCAGGGGCATCATCTCCGATATGGATGGAGTGATCTATCACGGTAATCAGCTGCTCCCGGGGGTTCCTGAGTTTATACAATGGCTTCAGGAATCGGGCAGACAGTATCTGTTTCTCACCAATTCCAGTGAACGGAGCCCCCGGGAATTGCAGGAGAAGTTACGCCGTCTTGGCCTTGATGTGCCGGTGGAGAACTTCCTGACCAGCGCCCTGGCTACGGCAGGATTTCTCAAAAGCCAGGTACCGGGGGGGAGCGTCTACGCCGTGGGCGAGGCCGGGCTGATCAGCGCTTTGTACGATGCGGGATTCTCCATGAACGATGTGGATCCTGACTACGTGGTTATCGGCGAAACTCGCAGTTACAGTTTTGAGAAGATCGAGAAGGCCATTAACCTGGTGAACCGGGGGGCAAAACTGATTGGCACGAACCCTGATCTGACGGGTCCTGTGGAGTCGGGTATTGTTCCGGCCTGCGGGGCGCTTATCAAGCCCATAGAGCTTGCCACAGGAAAAACCCCCTACTTTGTGGGAAAACCCAATCCGCTCATGATGCGCCAGGCCCTGAAAAGAATAGAATGTCGCCGTGAGGAGAGTCTTATCGTGGGAGACCGTATGGACACCGACGTGATCGCCGGAGTCGAGGCGGAGATCGAGACGGTGCTGGTCCTCTCGGGAGTAACCTCAAGGGAAGAGGTCTCGCGCTTTGCCTACCAGCCGAGCTATGTCCTTTCCGGAGTGGATCAGCTGGTTTCGCTTGCCCGGGCCGCAGGGGTGTAGAGGATGGAGGGTCTGAAAGGGCCCTTTCTTCTAGTTTGCCCGCGCAATTTGTAGTATACTAGCGCTCTGTGCAATATTCTGAAATTACTACCCAGCCCGGAAAACCCTATCCTCTTGGAGCAACTCCCCTGCCGGGCCGGGTTCATTTCGGGCTTGTAAGCCGGCACGCTACGCGAGTCTGGCTTCAGCTCTATAGCGATCCCCAGGCCCGCTTTCCCGAAAGGGAGTTTGAACTGCTCCCCGAGCTCCATCGCACCGGCGATGTGTGGCACATCGAGGTCCAGGGGATCGGCCCCGGTGCGCTTTACCTCTTTCGGGTGGACGGACCCTTTGCTCCCGAAGAGGGCTTGCGCTTTAACTCCTGCCGCCCCCTGCTCGACCCCTATGCCAAGGCCCTGACGGGAAACTTTGTCTGGAACCTGCGGGAGGCTCTGGCCTACGATCCCGATTCTCCGCAGAAAGATCTGAACTTTCGCACTACCGGCGACGCCGGGGCCTTCCCCAAGTGTATTGTGGTGGATGATTTCTTCGACTGGCAGGGTGATCGGCCTCTGAACTATCCCCTCCAGGACTGTATTATTTACGAATCCCATCTGCGGGGCCTTTCGTGTCATCCTTCAGCAGAGGTTCCTCACCCTGGTACCTACCGGGGGGTG
Proteins encoded in this window:
- the groL gene encoding chaperonin GroEL (60 kDa chaperone family; promotes refolding of misfolded polypeptides especially under stressful conditions; forms two stacked rings of heptamers to form a barrel-shaped 14mer; ends can be capped by GroES; misfolded proteins enter the barrel where they are refolded when GroES binds), translated to MAKQLKFDEDVRRSLLRGVEKLSRAVKVTLGPKGRNVLLDKKFGAPTVTKDGVSVAKEIELEDEFENMGAQLLKEVATKTNDVAGDGTTTATVLAYSIIREGLKSVAAGISPMGIKRGIDHAVVVASDEILKMAKTIKDRNEIAQVASISANNDKEIGNEIAEAMERVGKDGVITVEESKTMETTTDYVEGMQFDRGYLSPYFVTNREHMVAEMENPYILIHDKKISNMKDMLPVLEKVAQANKPIVIIAEDVDGEALATLVVNNLRGTLNACAVKAPGFGDRRKAMLEDIAVLTGGQVISEELGLKLETVDISQLGTAQSVKVDKENTTIINGAGKPQDIKDRTAQIKAQIEDTTSDYDREKLQERLAKLAGGVAVINVGAATEVELKEKKHRVEDALSATRAAVEEGIVPGGGTALVQIIDVLEKADLSKEDEDAKVGFKIVRRALEEPMRQIAVNAGVDGSIIVDRAKKEKKGVGYDAATGEWVNMMQAGIIDPAKVTRSALQNAASIASLLLTTECAVTDMPEKEGAAPAGGMDMGGMGGMGGMGGMM
- the yajC gene encoding preprotein translocase subunit YajC, translated to MNMLYSLPLLVGVSEGGGASGGAASMAPTLITFGLVFAIFYFLIIRPQSKRQKKTQDMLKSLKKGDRVQTIGGIRGTIFSMKEESVVLKVDDHCKIQFARSAIAQVLDKSNESSSNDVALNEK
- the secD gene encoding protein translocase subunit SecD; the protein is MSKRLRLSIILALVAFGAAAFYPTVRWYFFVPESQKQLAQSSRIEIRDWAQGRAREALDDLRGAAAAGETVPPEYSFLIPQARDAYRAMEKTLPDEWSATALLRGFRDEAEAFEVLERKYRHDILELKDLKDRIILLGLDLSGGISVTLEADEQNLTERLGRQPSQTEMSEAVDLAMEIIRNRIDRFGVTEPQIREAENNRIVIEIPGDDDRERVNAFLLGRGSLNFHIVHGDATDQLIRLQNEQPGWSPDIDGVPEFVPAGTVVREYVTRDAYGIDERVRWIVIYDDIVEHGLDGQYITDAQVARDPLTNRPTVNFVLDAQGAEEFALLTRDNVGNSMAIVMDEKVRAYARIQEEIPTGQVRITGFDQEQAANIALVLRTAALPVNLEIVNQQVVGATLGAGAIRVGLQSIALGFALIIVFMVIYYKRAGLIADVALVLNLFFILAVLSAFNLTLTLTSVAGIILTVGMAVDANVIIFERIKEEYRLGKGARSAVRGGFDKAFWTVMDANITTFIAALFLSQLGSGPIQGFAITLAVGILSSMFTALVVTRLFFDFATDTLRRSKLSIAWRLS
- the secF gene encoding protein translocase subunit SecF, whose protein sequence is MTRVFDFMKSRLIMMLLSAVVIVGGIAGTVVQGGFNLGIDFRAGLSMTVGISGDVSEDDLRAALTGFEGAQVQRLGAEADQRFVIRVRDEGTDGDDVQEGFAERTSRELLDVLAGAFPASQVEELETVYVGPRFSRDLTQQALFLTVFALLLILAYLWFRFRLEYAASSIVALLHDVVVILGVIGTLQMEVSTATIAAVLTIIGYSLNDTIVIFDRIRENEVLLREKDFRTVINTSITQSLSRTIITSVTTLLAVGAIYIFSTGAIQLFALTLIIGVLVGTYSSVFVASPVLFFWHIRAGVHRRRKDAERYHRGAVSRSSEGETTKQSGAKAAQAAVDRQAADAEAAKREILQKRRGQKKKGGH
- a CDS encoding HAD-IIA family hydrolase, yielding MNKNETALGDRLASVRGIISDMDGVIYHGNQLLPGVPEFIQWLQESGRQYLFLTNSSERSPRELQEKLRRLGLDVPVENFLTSALATAGFLKSQVPGGSVYAVGEAGLISALYDAGFSMNDVDPDYVVIGETRSYSFEKIEKAINLVNRGAKLIGTNPDLTGPVESGIVPACGALIKPIELATGKTPYFVGKPNPLMMRQALKRIECRREESLIVGDRMDTDVIAGVEAEIETVLVLSGVTSREEVSRFAYQPSYVLSGVDQLVSLARAAGV